Proteins from a single region of Pseudodesulfovibrio portus:
- the cdaA gene encoding diadenylate cyclase CdaA: MFELFGIQITWRVLLDIGLVAFIYYNLIVLVRGTRAAAVLYGLVIVLVVYYFADQFNLYTLNALLGEFLTSIFLVVVILFKTDIRKALASVGTKRFWTKSQVRDDTLDQLTKAVMSMSHSSTGAIIVIEKNMPLGDIIERGIELDAKVNTELLETIFVTETPLHDGAVIIRRDRIVAAACILPLSSKLKGQPMYGTRHRAALGISEGADAITIVVSEERGEVSVAMNGRLTTSLDETRLRRVLKNALGR; this comes from the coding sequence ATGTTTGAGCTTTTCGGTATTCAGATCACTTGGCGGGTCCTGCTCGACATCGGGCTGGTGGCCTTTATCTATTACAACCTGATCGTGCTTGTTCGGGGCACCCGCGCCGCCGCCGTCCTGTACGGCCTGGTGATCGTGCTGGTGGTCTACTACTTCGCCGACCAGTTCAACCTCTACACGCTCAACGCCCTGCTCGGGGAGTTCCTGACGTCCATCTTCCTGGTGGTCGTCATCCTGTTCAAGACAGATATCCGCAAGGCCCTGGCCTCGGTCGGCACCAAGCGGTTCTGGACCAAGTCCCAGGTCCGCGACGATACCCTGGACCAGCTGACCAAGGCGGTCATGAGCATGTCCCACTCGTCCACAGGGGCGATCATCGTCATCGAGAAGAACATGCCGCTGGGGGACATCATCGAGCGTGGCATCGAGCTGGACGCCAAGGTCAACACCGAGCTTCTGGAAACGATTTTCGTGACCGAGACGCCGCTGCACGACGGCGCGGTCATCATCCGGCGCGACCGCATCGTGGCTGCGGCATGTATTCTGCCCTTGTCCAGCAAGCTCAAGGGCCAGCCCATGTACGGCACCCGGCATCGGGCCGCGCTGGGCATCAGCGAAGGGGCGGACGCCATCACTATCGTCGTCTCCGAGGAGCGGGGCGAGGTGTCGGTGGCGATGAACGGAAGGCTGACCACCAGCCTGGACGAAACACGGTTGCGCCGCGTGCTCAAGAACGCTCTGGGGCGGTGA
- the folP gene encoding dihydropteroate synthase, producing the protein MIDTKWIVKGGRVLGPAPFFIAGVVNVTPDSFYDGGAHGDAESGTAHGLELARQGAHILDVGGESTRPYADSVSEEEELRRVIPVIRGLAENDLGAVVSVDTYKARVAAEAMDAGAVILNDVSAFRFEPELLDVIGQYKPGYVLMHSLGRPEDMQDEPRYDDVVGEIMAFFEERLDKLAGAGLPEDRIVLDPGIGFGKLLAHNLTILREIERFKALGLPLYMGLSNKSLWQGLLGLEVGERQNATQAATAILATRGVAVHRVHEVELATQTLTIAREMA; encoded by the coding sequence ATGATAGATACGAAATGGATAGTGAAAGGGGGCAGGGTCTTGGGACCGGCCCCCTTTTTCATTGCCGGAGTGGTCAACGTGACCCCGGACTCCTTCTACGACGGCGGCGCGCATGGCGACGCCGAATCGGGTACGGCCCACGGGCTCGAATTGGCCCGGCAGGGCGCGCACATCCTGGACGTGGGCGGGGAGTCCACCCGCCCGTACGCCGATTCCGTGAGCGAGGAGGAGGAGCTGCGCCGCGTCATCCCCGTCATCCGGGGGCTGGCCGAAAACGACCTCGGCGCGGTGGTATCCGTGGACACCTACAAGGCGCGGGTCGCCGCCGAGGCCATGGACGCCGGGGCCGTCATCCTCAACGACGTGTCCGCCTTCCGGTTCGAGCCGGAACTACTGGACGTCATCGGACAGTACAAGCCGGGCTACGTGCTCATGCATTCACTGGGCAGGCCGGAGGACATGCAGGACGAGCCGCGCTATGATGACGTGGTCGGCGAGATCATGGCCTTTTTCGAGGAGCGGCTGGACAAGCTCGCCGGGGCAGGGCTGCCCGAGGACCGCATCGTCCTGGACCCGGGCATCGGTTTCGGCAAGCTGCTCGCCCACAACCTGACCATCCTGCGGGAGATAGAACGATTCAAGGCCCTGGGGTTGCCGTTGTACATGGGATTGTCCAACAAGTCCCTCTGGCAGGGGCTGCTCGGCCTTGAAGTCGGCGAGCGGCAGAACGCCACTCAGGCGGCCACGGCCATCCTGGCCACACGCGGCGTCGCCGTCCACCGGGTCCATGAGGTGGAACTTGCCACGCAGACGTTGACCATAGCTCGGGAAATGGCGTAG